One genomic region from Rosa rugosa chromosome 1, drRosRugo1.1, whole genome shotgun sequence encodes:
- the LOC133737389 gene encoding putative wall-associated receptor kinase-like 16, translating to MEISFAKEKVLVEEGQIECFINEIITLAHINHQNVIKFLGCCLETEAPILVYEFTSNRTLFDYIHDWKNGKVAMPHWDILMEIASESAAGLAYLHSSSIIHGNVKSSNILLTDCLVKVAGFGPPSLVPSNESQISTLVQRTLGYLDPEYFVTGQLTDKSDVYSFGVVLVEILTGEKPISFNRPKNQRIITCHFLLSMDQQNGLFQILAPQVKEENKEQVRTVAELAKQCLKLSSAERPTMEEVARELKRLSLLSDTYLTVHVS from the coding sequence atGGAGATCAGTTTTGCAAAAGAAAAGGTACTAGTGGAGGAGGGCCAAATCGAGTGTTTTATAAATGAGATTATCACTCTTGCCCATATCAACCATCAAAATGTGATCAAGTTCTTGGGCTGCTGTTTAGAGACTGAAGCTCCCATTTTGGTTTATGAATTCACCTCTAACAGGACCCTTTTCGATTACATTCATGATTGGAAAAATGGGAAAGTTGCAATGCCACATTGGGATATCCTTATGGAGATAGCATCAGAATCTGCAGCAGGTCTTGCTTATTTGCATTCTTCATCAATCATTCATGGAAATGTCAAATCTTCCAACATTTTACTAACTGATTGCTTGGTCAAAGTTGCTGGTTTTGGACCTCCAAGTTTAGTCCCTAGCAATGAGTCCCAGATAAGTACATTGGTGCAGAGGACACTCGGTTATCTGGACCCAGAGTATTTCGTTACAGGCCAATTGACAGATAAGAGTGATGTCTACAGCTTTGGAGTCGTTTTGGTAGAAATTTTAACTGGAGAGAAGCCCATATCCTTTAATAGACCAAAAAATCAACGAATCATAACTTGTCATTTCCTTTTGTCCATGGATCAACAAAATGGCCTGTTTCAGATTCTTGCTCCACAAGTTaaggaagaaaacaaagaacaagTCAGAACAGTCGCAGAACTCGCAAAGCAATGCCTCAAGTTGAGTAGTGCAGAAAGACCAACAATGGAAGAAGTGGCCCGAGAGTTAAAGAGGCTGTCACTCCTGTCAGACACGTATCTTACGGTTCATGTTAGTTAA